A genomic stretch from Komagataeibacter xylinus includes:
- a CDS encoding BRO family protein translates to MENIPTLFRFEGKPLNVQADENGDLWFHAGDVCRVLELSNVTMTLRVLDEDEKGLKSIETLGGKQEVNCVTEPGLYKLISRSRKPEAKRFDRWVRHEVLPTIRKTGSYSIERQFDIPKTLSEALRLAADQAEEIEELKHENAALAPKAQIHDKIADSDGLYNLNLSAKAANMPPRQFTSAAHQYGFIFRQGKKWNAYSDKVKAGHCHVKFASYRDRDGEEHFSPQVFFTPKGIQALINRMGMQ, encoded by the coding sequence GTGGAAAACATACCGACCCTGTTTCGATTTGAGGGAAAGCCTCTGAACGTCCAGGCGGACGAGAACGGCGATCTCTGGTTTCATGCTGGCGATGTCTGCCGCGTGCTCGAACTGAGCAATGTCACGATGACCCTGCGCGTTCTGGATGAGGACGAAAAGGGTCTAAAGAGTATTGAGACCCTTGGCGGAAAACAGGAAGTAAACTGCGTAACCGAACCAGGCCTTTACAAGCTGATCTCCCGCAGCCGCAAACCGGAAGCAAAGCGCTTCGACCGCTGGGTTCGCCATGAAGTTCTTCCGACCATACGCAAGACCGGCAGCTACAGCATCGAGCGGCAGTTCGATATCCCCAAGACCCTTTCCGAAGCCCTGCGTCTTGCGGCAGATCAGGCAGAAGAAATCGAAGAACTGAAGCACGAAAACGCCGCGCTGGCGCCCAAGGCGCAGATCCACGACAAGATCGCGGACAGCGACGGTCTATATAACCTAAACCTCTCGGCCAAGGCAGCAAACATGCCACCGAGGCAGTTTACGAGCGCGGCGCACCAGTATGGCTTCATTTTCCGGCAGGGCAAGAAATGGAATGCCTATTCCGACAAAGTAAAGGCCGGTCATTGCCATGTGAAGTTTGCATCTTACCGCGACCGTGATGGCGAAGAACATTTTAGTCCGCAGGTTTTCTTCACGCCCAAGGGAATTCAAGCCCTTATTAACCGTATGGGGATGCAGTAA
- a CDS encoding S24 family peptidase — translation MREEIRQAREIVQYAMDKTGKDPTNLARLAGVVPSTLTRLMGDNPTSAPTYKTIMAVMAAAGIMDVLRSNMQEASKRVPLYGDVGAGQRITRVDGDTPLEFVDAPLWAEAGTCALIVKGDSMFPAYWEGDIIYFDKGNMIPFEDALYRECVVALDTDELYLKQVTPGIAPGTATLVSYNASPIRDVVARWVSPVTFVDRRFRK, via the coding sequence ATGAGAGAGGAAATCAGACAAGCGCGGGAAATCGTGCAATACGCCATGGATAAAACGGGAAAAGACCCGACTAACCTAGCGCGTCTAGCTGGTGTGGTTCCGTCAACTCTGACACGCCTGATGGGGGACAACCCAACTAGCGCTCCGACCTACAAAACCATCATGGCTGTTATGGCGGCAGCCGGAATTATGGATGTGCTGCGCTCCAATATGCAGGAGGCCTCGAAAAGGGTTCCTTTATATGGTGATGTTGGAGCTGGGCAGAGAATAACCCGCGTTGATGGCGATACGCCCCTTGAATTCGTGGATGCTCCTTTATGGGCAGAAGCAGGCACCTGCGCCCTAATCGTGAAGGGCGATAGTATGTTTCCGGCTTATTGGGAGGGAGACATCATATATTTCGACAAGGGGAACATGATCCCATTCGAGGATGCCCTTTATCGAGAGTGCGTGGTGGCGCTTGATACGGACGAACTTTATCTAAAGCAAGTCACTCCCGGCATTGCTCCAGGCACCGCCACATTGGTCAGCTACAATGCCTCTCCTATTCGAGACGTGGTGGCTAGATGGGTCTCTCCTGTCACTTTCGTGGATAGACGTTTCAGAAAATAG
- a CDS encoding helix-turn-helix transcriptional regulator: MTKFLSADDVEAAAKRRGLTIPMLCSEAGVSHPTFYRWKAGAHTPTLKTYQKIIAALRARRRRGAPIVRGQEASQ, encoded by the coding sequence ATGACGAAATTCCTTTCAGCAGATGATGTTGAGGCCGCTGCGAAACGGCGCGGCCTGACCATTCCCATGTTGTGCTCTGAGGCGGGAGTATCTCACCCGACCTTCTATCGCTGGAAGGCTGGAGCGCACACGCCAACCCTTAAAACATACCAAAAAATCATTGCTGCGCTCCGGGCGCGTCGCCGCCGGGGCGCGCCGATCGTGCGCGGGCAGGAGGCCTCCCAATGA
- a CDS encoding S4 domain-containing protein, with translation MTLFPLSSALCRLGLAGSPQEAQALIRLELVRIDGDRATASASVGYGVTISLRNGPSAVVSRQAMGVR, from the coding sequence ATGACCCTATTCCCCCTCTCAAGCGCCCTATGCCGCCTCGGCCTCGCTGGCAGCCCGCAGGAAGCGCAAGCCCTCATCCGCCTCGAACTGGTCCGCATCGACGGCGACCGCGCCACGGCCAGCGCATCCGTTGGCTATGGCGTGACAATTTCCCTGCGCAATGGCCCGTCTGCCGTGGTCAGTCGGCAGGCTATGGGGGTGCGATAA
- a CDS encoding DNA cytosine methyltransferase yields the protein MDVYYNEWDEPTAEWLRALCARHHLPAGQVDTRSIRDVRAGDLREYDQAHFFAGIGGWPLALRLAGYERLPCWTGSPPCQPFSVAGQQRGNDDERHLAPVWLDLVRECKPPILFGEQVEAAIRHGWLDDLFDALEAEGYACGAAVLPACSVGAPHIRKRLFFGAVRLADANGWLSSDREEQCSGEHRLFAQSGSDVREKREGTRIDLGGLAHADDTRPQGRERVPERADEQPTGERSLESGSAHSDHGGWSGADWIGCRDGKFRPVEPGIFPLVDGFPSRVGLLRGAGNAIVPQVAAAFIQEFIGAFAEIQENTGG from the coding sequence ATGGACGTCTACTACAACGAGTGGGACGAACCCACAGCAGAATGGCTCCGCGCGCTCTGTGCCCGACACCATCTGCCCGCCGGGCAGGTCGATACCCGGTCAATTCGAGATGTTCGCGCCGGAGACCTGCGCGAATATGACCAGGCGCATTTCTTCGCAGGCATTGGAGGCTGGCCTCTCGCCTTGCGCCTCGCAGGATACGAGCGGCTGCCATGCTGGACCGGATCACCACCCTGCCAGCCATTCTCTGTCGCAGGGCAGCAGCGAGGAAATGACGACGAGCGCCACCTTGCGCCCGTCTGGCTCGATCTCGTCCGTGAGTGCAAGCCTCCAATCCTCTTTGGCGAGCAGGTTGAGGCAGCGATTAGGCACGGATGGCTCGATGATCTATTCGATGCACTGGAAGCAGAAGGTTACGCCTGCGGGGCGGCAGTATTGCCAGCTTGTAGCGTCGGCGCGCCGCACATCCGAAAACGATTGTTTTTCGGAGCGGTCAGGTTGGCCGACGCCAATGGCTGGCTCTCCAGCGACCGAGAAGAACAATGCAGCGGGGAACACAGACTATTCGCGCAAAGTGGAAGCGATGTGCGGGAAAAGCGTGAAGGGACACGGATTGATCTTGGCGGGTTGGCCCACGCCGACGACACGCGACCACAAGGACGGGAGCGAGTGCCCGAACGTGCCGACGAACAGCCTACTGGGGAGAGAAGTCTGGAAAGCGGATCAGCCCATTCGGATCACGGCGGCTGGTCAGGTGCTGACTGGATCGGATGCCGGGACGGTAAGTTCCGGCCAGTTGAACCCGGAATTTTCCCTTTGGTTGATGGGTTTCCCAGCCGTGTGGGCCTCCTGCGGGGTGCAGGCAATGCAATCGTCCCGCAAGTCGCGGCGGCCTTCATCCAAGAATTCATCGGCGCGTTCGCCGAAATCCAAGAAAATACGGGAGGCTGA
- a CDS encoding helix-turn-helix domain-containing protein, whose product MSIKAINWAMMQPGLAPSPKLVLIVLANRANAQFKAWPALETICRESGLSDRTARRALCELEKASLIEHVGFSFRAKCYLLKVPSGFEMTVETADLTGQIDHVTGQNRHVTGHDDRLQQNVTGQIDHVTGHGDNVTGHHDRQTIMNHQRNHQEPEPVASAPEPTIDTAWQPLVKQVQDAAGYDLARMMPSSADGGEVRQWLADVTAKGHSVQSASEIVLMAVNAVMERRRDQGPPKTLRYFRNAVAEMAVATPTRAAARMEAAYLEYTKVEMRHKRRPKSWTVFQQEWSSAA is encoded by the coding sequence ATGAGCATAAAGGCCATCAACTGGGCCATGATGCAGCCAGGGCTGGCACCGTCGCCAAAACTGGTTCTGATTGTGCTGGCCAACAGGGCAAATGCACAGTTCAAAGCATGGCCTGCCCTCGAGACAATCTGTCGCGAAAGTGGGCTCAGCGACCGCACGGCCCGGCGCGCTCTTTGCGAACTGGAAAAGGCCTCCCTGATCGAGCATGTCGGCTTTTCCTTCAGGGCAAAATGCTACCTGCTCAAGGTGCCATCTGGCTTTGAAATGACCGTTGAGACGGCCGATCTAACCGGTCAAATTGACCACGTAACCGGTCAAAATCGACATGTAACCGGTCATGATGACCGACTACAGCAAAACGTAACCGGTCAAATTGACCACGTAACCGGTCATGGTGACAACGTAACCGGTCACCATGACCGACAAACCATCATGAACCATCAAAGGAACCATCAGGAACCAGAGCCTGTAGCGAGCGCGCCGGAGCCGACGATCGACACGGCATGGCAACCACTGGTCAAGCAGGTTCAGGATGCGGCTGGATACGATCTGGCACGGATGATGCCGAGTTCGGCTGATGGCGGAGAGGTTCGCCAGTGGCTGGCCGACGTGACCGCCAAGGGTCACTCCGTGCAGTCGGCATCTGAGATTGTCCTGATGGCCGTCAATGCCGTGATGGAACGGCGGCGCGACCAGGGACCGCCAAAGACCCTGCGCTACTTCCGCAATGCCGTGGCTGAGATGGCCGTGGCCACGCCGACCCGTGCGGCTGCCCGGATGGAAGCGGCCTACCTCGAATACACCAAGGTCGAGATGCGCCATAAGCGCCGGCCGAAGTCCTGGACCGTGTTCCAGCAGGAATGGAGTTCTGCAGCATGA
- a CDS encoding DnaB-like helicase C-terminal domain-containing protein, whose product MNEIHFQPGAEITPDAPVNIQAEIGVIGGILMNNRGYELVCDFLEKRHFANSVNGWLYGEIEKVIQSGVEANPITMKARVENALELEAVGGFRYLMAAVQSQPGWMACRGSGHAVRDAWLRRQLLDIGIMTKSRALSGEGAAPEEIIDAIEQELLALGKDRGDQRLTSLTSAMDQAMEEASAAAARGDGIIGMRTGFQKLDEETSGLAPGCFYLLAGRPSMGKTGMGVGIAVRAAKLSQKPILYWSGEMDAKSISARIISAHAQLPLRWVLTGTKPGLRNPDGSEGKRVPLDRREWDRIFMARKAAEQVPVVVDDRPAISVAQLYGRARRMARSKAGLGMIVVDYVGLMRGTPTTRKQGKYAEVSEISSDLLALAKSLNVPVLGLQQLNRGVEGRDDKHPTMADLRDSGNLEQDASGIFLLYRDHYYAQRDPEPTKKAAESMDAFSQRVDAWHERIRASEGKAEIIIAKNRQGDCGTVPMLFNGPTTWFRDVVEGEDSAAW is encoded by the coding sequence ATGAACGAAATCCATTTCCAGCCCGGAGCGGAAATCACGCCCGATGCCCCGGTGAATATCCAAGCCGAAATCGGTGTGATCGGCGGCATCCTGATGAATAATCGCGGCTACGAGCTGGTCTGCGATTTCCTCGAAAAGCGCCATTTCGCCAATTCGGTGAATGGCTGGCTGTATGGCGAGATTGAGAAGGTCATCCAGTCTGGGGTAGAGGCAAACCCGATCACGATGAAGGCGCGGGTTGAAAATGCGCTGGAGTTGGAAGCGGTTGGCGGGTTTCGATACTTGATGGCCGCTGTTCAGTCGCAGCCAGGATGGATGGCATGCCGTGGTTCCGGGCACGCTGTGCGGGATGCATGGCTCCGTCGTCAGCTTCTGGACATTGGCATCATGACCAAATCGCGTGCCCTGTCTGGGGAAGGGGCCGCGCCGGAAGAAATCATCGACGCCATCGAGCAGGAACTGCTTGCGCTCGGGAAAGACCGCGGCGACCAGCGTCTGACTAGCCTCACTTCCGCGATGGATCAGGCCATGGAGGAAGCATCCGCAGCAGCGGCGCGCGGGGATGGCATCATCGGCATGCGCACTGGCTTCCAGAAGCTGGACGAAGAAACCAGCGGCCTTGCTCCGGGGTGCTTCTACCTTCTGGCCGGACGGCCCTCCATGGGGAAAACGGGCATGGGCGTGGGGATTGCCGTTCGTGCGGCCAAGCTTTCCCAGAAGCCGATCCTCTACTGGTCGGGCGAGATGGATGCCAAGTCGATCTCGGCCCGGATCATTTCCGCGCATGCCCAACTGCCTCTGCGCTGGGTTTTGACTGGCACCAAGCCTGGACTTCGCAATCCGGATGGATCGGAAGGTAAGCGCGTGCCGCTCGATAGGCGCGAATGGGATAGGATCTTCATGGCTCGCAAGGCGGCCGAGCAGGTTCCGGTTGTGGTGGATGATCGGCCAGCCATCAGTGTGGCGCAGCTTTATGGCCGCGCTCGGCGCATGGCGCGCTCAAAGGCAGGACTGGGGATGATCGTGGTGGATTACGTCGGGCTGATGCGCGGCACGCCTACGACCCGGAAGCAAGGGAAGTATGCCGAGGTTAGCGAGATCAGCAGCGATCTTCTGGCGCTGGCCAAAAGCCTGAATGTGCCGGTCCTCGGCCTGCAGCAGCTTAACCGCGGAGTAGAGGGACGCGACGACAAGCACCCGACCATGGCCGACCTGCGAGACAGCGGAAATCTGGAACAGGATGCCAGTGGGATATTTCTGCTCTACCGGGATCACTACTACGCCCAGCGCGACCCCGAACCGACCAAGAAGGCCGCCGAAAGCATGGATGCCTTCAGTCAACGTGTTGATGCCTGGCACGAGCGCATTCGCGCATCTGAGGGCAAGGCTGAGATCATCATCGCGAAGAACCGGCAAGGCGACTGTGGGACCGTGCCGATGCTGTTCAACGGGCCGACAACGTGGTTCCGCGATGTGGTCGAAGGCGAGGACAGCGCAGCGTGGTGA
- a CDS encoding ubiquitin carboxyl-hydrolase, with the protein MDEKMKAGRPSGFSTTVADEICGRIMDGESLRAICQDDHMPGRRTVFEWLDNDAHKDFRARYAHARARAAEAFEDEIVDVARAATAEDAAANRLRVDTLKWVMSKRAPKVYGDKVTQEHTGPDGGPMQVSEIRRVIVDAPKD; encoded by the coding sequence GTGGACGAGAAGATGAAGGCGGGAAGGCCATCTGGTTTCTCAACTACTGTTGCAGACGAAATTTGCGGAAGGATCATGGATGGGGAAAGCCTTCGCGCTATATGCCAAGACGATCATATGCCGGGTCGAAGAACGGTATTTGAGTGGCTTGACAACGACGCGCATAAGGATTTCCGCGCCAGGTACGCGCACGCACGCGCGCGAGCCGCTGAGGCGTTCGAGGATGAAATTGTTGACGTTGCTCGTGCGGCAACCGCTGAGGATGCCGCTGCCAATCGTCTGCGCGTCGATACCCTGAAATGGGTGATGTCAAAGCGTGCGCCCAAAGTGTATGGCGACAAGGTAACGCAGGAACATACAGGCCCGGATGGTGGCCCCATGCAGGTTAGCGAAATCCGGCGCGTAATAGTGGATGCCCCTAAAGACTGA
- a CDS encoding PBSX family phage terminase large subunit has translation MKSLDIPTARVFEPLLAPRRYKGAYGGRGSGKSHFFGECIVEEHLRIPGHRTVCIREVQKSIERSSKQLIVDKISKFNLNGLFDVQDQLIKTPGGGLIIFQGMQNHTADSIKSLEGFDRAWIEEAQSISAYSWRMLRPTMRKAGSEIWASWNPASPDDPIDDFFRGSGSDRPDLIAVRANWSDNPWFRSGTLPTERIEDQRARPDEYGHIWEGDYVSITDAIIFRNRVSVEDFKTPDGMRFYYGVDWGFAKDPTAAVRCFVSDGCLYVDHEAGGVGIELDDTPAVLSQIPGALDWPWKADGARPETISFLANRFGFRISAAKKWPGSVEDGVARLKSFKRIIVHPRCKRVAEEFRKYSYKVDKRTEEVLPVIADAWNHWIDALRYALDGVIQNRRTVPVFSSADNDQI, from the coding sequence ATGAAATCTCTCGACATACCAACGGCGCGCGTGTTCGAACCACTACTCGCGCCGCGTAGGTATAAGGGTGCATACGGCGGTCGTGGATCTGGCAAATCGCACTTCTTTGGGGAATGCATAGTAGAGGAGCATTTGCGCATTCCGGGGCACCGGACGGTGTGCATCCGTGAGGTGCAAAAATCCATCGAACGATCATCAAAGCAGTTGATCGTAGACAAGATCAGCAAGTTCAATTTGAACGGCCTGTTTGACGTTCAGGATCAGTTGATAAAAACGCCCGGCGGTGGCCTGATTATCTTTCAGGGCATGCAAAATCATACTGCGGATAGCATCAAGTCCCTTGAGGGGTTTGACCGGGCATGGATTGAGGAAGCGCAGTCGATCAGCGCCTATTCATGGCGCATGCTGCGTCCGACCATGCGAAAGGCCGGTTCGGAAATATGGGCCAGTTGGAACCCGGCCAGCCCGGATGACCCAATAGATGACTTCTTTCGTGGTTCGGGATCTGATCGCCCTGACCTGATCGCTGTTCGGGCGAACTGGTCCGATAACCCGTGGTTTCGCTCTGGCACCCTCCCCACGGAACGCATCGAGGACCAGAGGGCGCGACCGGACGAATATGGGCACATCTGGGAAGGTGATTACGTCAGTATCACGGATGCAATCATATTCAGGAACCGGGTGTCGGTTGAGGACTTCAAAACCCCGGATGGCATGCGGTTTTACTACGGTGTTGACTGGGGATTTGCGAAAGACCCGACGGCGGCGGTGCGTTGCTTTGTGTCGGATGGGTGCCTTTACGTGGATCATGAGGCGGGCGGCGTCGGAATAGAACTGGATGATACTCCCGCTGTCCTGAGCCAGATACCTGGCGCGCTCGATTGGCCGTGGAAGGCAGACGGCGCGAGGCCGGAAACGATCAGTTTTCTTGCCAACAGGTTTGGGTTTCGCATCAGTGCGGCGAAGAAATGGCCGGGAAGCGTCGAGGATGGGGTGGCGCGCCTGAAGTCATTCAAGCGCATTATTGTCCATCCTCGTTGCAAGCGGGTGGCAGAAGAGTTCAGGAAATATTCCTACAAGGTGGACAAGAGGACTGAGGAAGTCCTTCCTGTCATTGCCGATGCGTGGAACCACTGGATAGACGCCCTACGCTATGCGCTGGACGGGGTGATCCAGAACAGGCGCACCGTTCCGGTTTTCAGTTCAGCAGACAACGACCAGATTTAG
- a CDS encoding DUF1073 domain-containing protein, giving the protein MRDTDWREVDRRPVASLEIAKPYQPIPGVIPDGQVLAMDSAYGPGVAQSINNAIADGVVFLGYPRLAEMWSQRVEYRHIVGTLSEETTREWIEFHGPSDEAKKERIEQLEAEFVRLKVREHFKMLSDLDGAFGIGQLFLNTGLPRLSDDLATPLLLTPETFPKGSLKEIVPIEPIWTSPNEYNSENPLQLDFYRPTKWWVMGATVHHTRLLRFVSREPSQILAPTYNFGGVPLIQLAKPYVDNWVRTRQSVSDLINGCSIVSLRTDMVAVYENAGIGGLIDRVQNFIKFRDNRGVFLSDKESEELQILSAQLAGLDKLQNQALEQICVVAQMPLVKFSGISPSGLNASSEGEIRVWYDRVAAYQEAFFRPGLTHVMHAAMLNIWGEIDKDIDFRFIPLWQLDEAAKVAIAKALADTRAVYEEMGAVNNDEVRSSLRTDEDGLFDGADLGGPGYEPMDHEVPQSEGGALRSTSFIDKNGI; this is encoded by the coding sequence ATGCGGGACACGGACTGGCGTGAGGTAGACCGCAGGCCCGTCGCGTCTCTGGAAATCGCAAAGCCCTATCAGCCAATCCCCGGCGTCATCCCTGACGGTCAGGTTCTGGCGATGGATAGCGCGTATGGTCCTGGTGTTGCCCAATCGATCAACAATGCCATTGCCGATGGTGTGGTATTCCTTGGCTATCCGCGACTGGCGGAAATGTGGTCCCAGCGCGTTGAATACCGGCATATCGTCGGCACCCTGTCTGAGGAAACCACGCGCGAATGGATCGAGTTCCACGGCCCGAGCGACGAGGCGAAGAAAGAGCGCATCGAGCAGCTTGAAGCGGAGTTTGTTCGGCTCAAAGTGCGTGAACACTTCAAGATGTTGTCGGATCTGGATGGTGCTTTTGGCATCGGGCAACTGTTCCTCAACACAGGATTGCCGCGCCTGTCCGACGATCTGGCGACGCCGCTCCTTCTCACGCCGGAGACATTCCCCAAGGGCAGCCTAAAGGAAATTGTTCCTATAGAGCCGATCTGGACCAGCCCGAACGAATACAATTCGGAAAACCCCCTGCAACTTGATTTCTACCGGCCCACAAAATGGTGGGTGATGGGGGCGACCGTCCATCATACGCGACTGTTGCGGTTCGTGTCGCGTGAGCCGAGCCAGATCCTCGCGCCGACCTATAATTTCGGCGGCGTGCCCCTGATCCAGCTTGCCAAGCCCTACGTCGATAATTGGGTGCGCACACGTCAGTCCGTCAGCGACCTCATCAACGGCTGTTCGATTGTCAGCCTCAGAACCGACATGGTGGCCGTGTACGAAAATGCGGGCATTGGTGGCCTTATTGACCGGGTCCAGAACTTCATCAAGTTCCGCGATAACCGTGGCGTGTTCCTGTCCGACAAGGAGAGCGAAGAACTCCAGATCCTGTCAGCGCAATTGGCTGGCCTCGACAAGCTCCAAAATCAGGCGCTTGAGCAGATTTGCGTGGTTGCGCAGATGCCACTGGTCAAGTTCTCGGGCATATCCCCGTCAGGCTTGAACGCATCATCAGAGGGCGAAATTCGCGTCTGGTATGACCGTGTGGCGGCCTATCAGGAGGCGTTTTTCCGACCCGGCCTCACGCATGTCATGCACGCGGCCATGCTGAACATATGGGGCGAGATCGATAAGGATATCGATTTCAGGTTCATCCCCCTGTGGCAGCTGGATGAAGCCGCGAAGGTCGCGATCGCAAAGGCGCTCGCTGACACGCGTGCCGTCTACGAGGAAATGGGCGCGGTCAATAACGACGAGGTGCGTTCTTCCCTGCGCACAGATGAAGATGGGTTGTTCGATGGGGCCGATCTTGGTGGCCCCGGATATGAGCCCATGGACCATGAAGTGCCACAATCTGAAGGTGGCGCGCTCCGTAGCACGTCATTTATCGACAAAAATGGTATCTGA
- a CDS encoding phage minor head protein, with translation MPPKPKTLKPIRPNAGVGKAYERDLIALIDEMERAIRSQLRTRYRKVEGRITQDASPAAELQSLMDKLTERWRSRFDELAESLAPRFVDKATASIDRTYKRELDRAAGFTIQFRPTEGVTDAMKACVNENVLLIKSIGEHHLSEVNQMVMRAVAHGGDLGELTDGLQQRFGITRRRAANIARDQNAKVTSAINKQRQIETGLFESEWVHSAGGKHPRESHVEAGRKRLRFDVREGALIDGERIWPGQLPNCRCSSRVILRGFNDK, from the coding sequence ATGCCCCCCAAGCCGAAAACATTGAAGCCCATCCGGCCCAATGCCGGTGTGGGGAAAGCCTATGAACGCGACCTTATCGCGCTGATAGACGAGATGGAGCGCGCCATCAGATCACAGTTGCGCACTAGGTATCGAAAGGTCGAGGGCCGCATAACGCAGGACGCAAGCCCGGCGGCAGAATTGCAGAGTCTGATGGACAAGCTGACCGAACGTTGGCGGTCGCGGTTCGATGAGCTTGCCGAAAGCCTCGCACCACGGTTCGTGGACAAGGCCACGGCCAGTATCGATCGGACCTACAAGCGGGAACTGGACCGGGCCGCAGGGTTCACGATCCAGTTCCGTCCGACCGAGGGCGTAACCGATGCGATGAAGGCATGCGTCAATGAAAACGTATTGCTTATCAAGAGCATCGGTGAGCATCACCTGAGCGAAGTGAACCAGATGGTGATGCGCGCCGTGGCGCATGGCGGTGATCTGGGGGAACTGACAGATGGCCTGCAACAGCGTTTCGGCATCACTCGCCGACGGGCCGCGAACATCGCCCGCGACCAGAACGCCAAGGTGACAAGCGCCATCAACAAGCAGCGCCAGATTGAAACGGGGCTGTTTGAGTCGGAATGGGTTCACTCGGCAGGCGGAAAACATCCGCGCGAAAGCCATGTGGAGGCTGGGCGCAAGCGCCTGCGTTTCGATGTGCGCGAAGGTGCGCTGATTGACGGTGAACGCATATGGCCGGGGCAACTGCCGAATTGCAGATGCTCAAGCCGGGTAATCCTTCGAGGGTTCAACGATAAATGA
- a CDS encoding DUF2213 domain-containing protein yields MTNILAYDRMGTVRTTDVEGRLRVAKTPISKANICPYMGREIPEGQKLGLDPERIYQMLRDPDELKKAAPSFNGLPVLEEHFHVTAANPRRDLVVGTTGNEAAFDAPYLMNSLVVWDGEAISRIKTGEQRELSSAYRYTADMTPGEYEGQKYDGVMRDIVGSHVAVVPTGRAGPDVLVADSQMENTNMKYIPRASRRAMFAKLRPFLAQDADIDAAKKALDCDEMGKDDACDTLRNLLGGRVPDEIMDQVLSLFENAATGGALNTAQDSDEAERREKLRAAGLSDDEIDKVIASLADVAEDDDDDFAEMAEKMRKAGMSEEDIEACRALCEPQAAQDDEQTEADREREAAGASEADRARAERDRKDRRDEAEGARRADEERAERERRDRERESAGAKAAMDAAISKAKSDAVAETMAAMRDLHTAQDAVKPFVGTVAMDSAEGVYRFTLRQLGYDLSGIPATAYRAMFDQHARRADSAKRPTIAADSKAGLGLLDKFPGLKAVKIKG; encoded by the coding sequence ATGACCAACATCCTCGCCTATGACCGCATGGGGACCGTCCGCACGACTGACGTGGAAGGGCGGCTTCGCGTCGCCAAGACACCGATCAGCAAGGCGAACATCTGCCCGTATATGGGAAGGGAAATCCCGGAAGGGCAGAAGCTGGGCCTTGACCCTGAACGAATATACCAGATGTTGCGCGATCCTGACGAACTGAAAAAGGCCGCGCCGAGCTTTAATGGCCTCCCTGTTCTTGAGGAGCACTTTCATGTCACGGCAGCAAATCCGCGCCGTGATCTGGTGGTGGGCACGACGGGGAATGAAGCCGCGTTCGACGCGCCTTATCTGATGAACAGCCTTGTGGTGTGGGACGGTGAAGCCATCAGCCGGATCAAGACCGGCGAACAGCGCGAGCTGTCCAGTGCCTATCGCTACACGGCTGACATGACCCCCGGTGAATACGAGGGGCAGAAATACGACGGCGTGATGCGCGACATTGTCGGCTCTCACGTGGCAGTCGTTCCCACAGGACGCGCCGGACCTGACGTTCTGGTTGCAGACTCCCAAATGGAAAACACGAACATGAAGTATATCCCCCGCGCTTCGCGGCGTGCGATGTTCGCAAAGCTGCGCCCGTTTCTGGCGCAGGATGCCGATATCGACGCCGCCAAGAAGGCGCTTGATTGCGATGAAATGGGCAAGGATGACGCGTGCGATACGCTACGCAACCTGCTCGGTGGACGCGTTCCTGATGAAATCATGGATCAGGTTCTTTCCCTGTTCGAAAATGCGGCCACTGGTGGCGCGCTGAACACGGCACAGGATTCCGACGAGGCAGAGCGGCGCGAAAAGCTGCGCGCGGCTGGCCTGTCCGATGATGAAATCGACAAGGTCATCGCCTCCCTTGCCGATGTGGCCGAGGACGATGATGACGACTTCGCCGAAATGGCGGAGAAGATGCGCAAGGCCGGGATGTCGGAAGAAGATATCGAGGCCTGCCGCGCCCTCTGTGAGCCTCAGGCCGCGCAGGACGATGAGCAGACCGAAGCGGACCGCGAGCGTGAGGCTGCGGGCGCGAGCGAGGCCGACCGGGCGCGTGCGGAACGTGACCGCAAGGACCGCCGTGATGAGGCGGAAGGTGCACGTCGCGCCGATGAAGAGCGTGCGGAGCGTGAGCGGCGCGACCGCGAGCGTGAATCCGCCGGGGCCAAGGCCGCGATGGACGCCGCCATCAGCAAGGCGAAGTCAGATGCCGTGGCGGAAACGATGGCCGCTATGCGGGATCTGCACACCGCGCAGGACGCCGTGAAGCCGTTCGTGGGCACCGTGGCGATGGACAGCGCCGAAGGCGTCTACCGCTTCACCCTGCGCCAGCTTGGCTATGACCTGTCCGGCATCCCTGCGACCGCATACCGCGCCATGTTCGATCAGCACGCGCGTCGCGCCGATAGCGCCAAGCGCCCGACCATCGCGGCGGACAGCAAGGCCGGTCTTGGGCTGCTGGACAAGTTCCCCGGCCTCAAGGCCGTGAAGATCAAGGGATAA